A single genomic interval of Stieleria maiorica harbors:
- a CDS encoding glycosyltransferase family 4 protein — protein sequence MDKRILYISWAESCSRSDQTARELGGVSEMVYLGWLGSHPLTILPKYLGQTVMTFWQLARHRPGAVFVMSPPLFAALPALLWKWIFRTPFVLDCHTGAYTNRRWRHFQWLQHFLGRQAAANIVTNNHLKELVEEHGGTAVIVRDVPVVFETTENYPLSDGFNVAAVCSFNYDEPISEMFKAAEQLDDTSFYFTGNPKHLSAEVASQKPDNVRLTGFLSDQEYGSLLQQADVVLTLTTQDHTMLRGAWESIYQGTPVIVSDWGILKTSFDRGAVHVDNTCQSIVNAIRYAQSHRDDLRNGAISARNQRIERWQEVKRVLIEKTNS from the coding sequence ATGGATAAGCGAATTCTTTACATCTCTTGGGCAGAATCCTGCAGCCGCAGTGATCAAACGGCACGAGAATTAGGCGGTGTTTCCGAAATGGTTTACCTGGGGTGGTTGGGAAGCCATCCATTGACCATTTTGCCCAAGTACTTGGGTCAGACGGTGATGACGTTTTGGCAGCTTGCCCGCCATCGTCCCGGAGCAGTGTTTGTCATGTCCCCGCCGCTCTTTGCGGCGCTACCGGCCCTGCTTTGGAAATGGATCTTCCGCACCCCTTTCGTGCTCGATTGCCACACGGGCGCTTATACCAATCGGCGTTGGCGTCATTTCCAGTGGCTGCAACATTTCCTGGGCAGGCAGGCGGCGGCGAACATCGTCACCAATAACCACCTAAAAGAATTGGTCGAGGAACACGGTGGCACGGCCGTCATCGTCCGTGATGTTCCAGTCGTTTTCGAGACGACTGAGAACTATCCCCTGTCCGACGGATTCAATGTCGCTGCGGTTTGCTCGTTCAACTATGACGAACCGATTTCCGAGATGTTCAAGGCGGCCGAGCAATTGGATGACACGAGCTTTTATTTTACGGGCAACCCCAAACACTTGTCCGCCGAGGTGGCGTCACAAAAGCCCGACAACGTTCGCCTGACCGGGTTTCTATCCGACCAGGAGTACGGGAGCCTGCTCCAGCAAGCCGACGTCGTTCTGACACTGACCACTCAGGATCACACGATGTTGCGTGGTGCGTGGGAATCGATTTACCAGGGAACGCCCGTGATTGTCTCGGACTGGGGGATCCTAAAAACCTCCTTTGACCGGGGCGCCGTTCACGTCGACAATACCTGCCAGTCCATCGTCAACGCCATTCGGTACGCTCAGTCCCATCGCGACGATCTGCGCAACGGTGCCATCAGCGCCCGAAATCAGCGGATCGAACGTTGGCAAGAAGTCAAACGCGTGCTGATCGAAAAGACCAACTCCTAG
- a CDS encoding asparagine synthetase B family protein, translated as MKFSQHRLDQTRRIYSSIDGEVHVRDGTPISRPTPTPDAVNPQALATLLYAGTVFPPDTLFRNFYAIGPGGTLSVDGAEPDYDEPSDLFKEDIGQPEPFDPITCLAESMDASDVDLSQCKLLLSEGKDSTGIAIALAELGVKVDCVTFANSDSNVDMVTDVAHRFGHRLEVVRYDDLKIPDDHLQTLSQVFEPTVDQAFLSYLLLPASVFQGSVIIDGMGNDFYMGHLPTKDQFKATNWCAVANRIVPRGLRDRIKRRLFPNRDYCGIPLRTFSECQGLYNGFDRGVLRNEIAEPRSLDELDRRWQEFGFQKGRALSRGRYLDTYSFCGKSIALAEMAGAKIFFPWADPKIAERFEGLPPESKYQWPTVNKLPLREAINKRFHYEQAKVGFRAPIDGILDSNRQSFDQAVKASKLIPERLKREVYHPSPYKNRSVACLLVALWEKYSGAA; from the coding sequence ATGAAGTTTTCGCAGCATCGACTCGACCAAACGCGACGAATCTACTCCTCCATCGACGGAGAGGTCCATGTCCGTGATGGCACTCCGATCTCGCGACCGACTCCCACTCCTGACGCGGTCAATCCTCAAGCGCTCGCGACGTTGTTGTATGCCGGCACCGTTTTTCCGCCGGACACCCTGTTCCGCAATTTCTACGCGATCGGCCCTGGAGGGACGCTATCGGTTGACGGAGCAGAACCCGACTACGATGAGCCCAGCGATCTGTTCAAAGAAGACATCGGTCAACCGGAACCGTTTGACCCGATCACTTGTTTGGCCGAGTCGATGGATGCATCCGATGTCGATCTTTCGCAGTGCAAATTGCTCCTTAGTGAGGGAAAAGATTCCACCGGAATTGCGATCGCACTGGCCGAACTGGGAGTGAAGGTCGACTGCGTTACGTTTGCCAACTCCGATTCCAACGTGGACATGGTGACCGACGTCGCCCATCGCTTTGGTCATCGTTTAGAGGTGGTGCGTTATGACGACCTGAAAATTCCCGATGATCACTTACAGACGCTTTCCCAGGTCTTTGAACCGACGGTCGACCAGGCGTTCCTGTCCTATTTGCTTTTGCCCGCGAGCGTCTTTCAGGGATCGGTGATCATCGACGGCATGGGCAACGATTTTTACATGGGGCACTTGCCGACCAAAGATCAATTCAAGGCGACAAATTGGTGTGCCGTGGCGAATCGAATCGTGCCCCGCGGCCTGCGTGATCGCATCAAAAGGCGTCTATTTCCCAACCGCGATTACTGCGGAATTCCGCTGCGAACGTTCAGCGAGTGTCAGGGGCTCTACAACGGCTTTGATCGTGGCGTGTTGCGAAACGAGATCGCAGAGCCGCGGTCGTTGGACGAATTAGATCGTCGCTGGCAGGAATTTGGGTTTCAAAAAGGACGCGCCCTGTCGCGCGGTCGCTATTTGGATACCTACAGTTTTTGTGGAAAATCGATCGCCCTGGCCGAAATGGCCGGAGCCAAGATCTTCTTTCCCTGGGCAGACCCGAAAATTGCGGAACGTTTCGAAGGCTTGCCGCCGGAATCAAAATACCAGTGGCCGACGGTCAATAAGCTGCCGCTGCGCGAAGCGATCAACAAACGATTCCATTACGAGCAGGCAAAAGTCGGATTCCGCGCCCCGATCGACGGAATCCTGGATAGCAATCGTCAATCGTTCGATCAGGCGGTCAAGGCATCAAAGCTGATCCCCGAGCGTCTGAAGCGGGAGGTCTATCATCCCTCACCGTACAAAAATCGGTCGGTTGCCTGTCTGCTGGTGGCGCTCTGGGAAAAGTACTCCGGGGCGGCTTGA
- a CDS encoding nucleotide sugar dehydrogenase, with the protein MTRVAVFGMGYVGCVSAACLSRDGHSVIGVDIDPGKVESIASGRSPIFEPGLDELLKQQVDSGRLRATTDVAEAVSQSDVAMIAVGTPSEQDGMVSLKAVRAVLTSIGQTLADQDDRDYTIVLRSTLLPGILEDQLISCLESTGCALGAHVRVCNNPEFLRETTAIKDYDCPPFIVVGCQNPADADAVLDLYADLPGERVVTDCRTAAMVKYVCNAFHAAKIVFANEVGALASSMGADGQEVMKIACKDTQLNISPAYLRPGFAFGGSCLPKDVRALNRYAQAQALETNLLSSLLPSNEAHIRRALNVIKSQGCRRIGLVGLSFKAGTDDLRESPLVTLAETLLGQGYELRIYDPGVRVAKLMGTNLAYVDTRLPHLAALLVSEFEEVCSHAEYLILGTDVANEVDVPLALQNQVFDLRRDLVVANPQPVTP; encoded by the coding sequence GTGACTCGAGTCGCAGTTTTTGGAATGGGATACGTCGGCTGCGTCAGTGCGGCGTGTCTCAGCCGAGATGGCCACAGCGTCATCGGCGTGGATATCGACCCCGGCAAAGTTGAATCGATCGCGTCGGGACGTTCACCGATTTTTGAACCCGGCTTGGACGAATTGCTGAAACAGCAGGTCGATTCCGGCCGGTTGCGGGCGACGACGGACGTTGCGGAGGCGGTTTCGCAATCGGACGTCGCGATGATCGCCGTCGGGACGCCGTCCGAACAGGACGGCATGGTTTCGCTCAAGGCGGTCCGTGCGGTGCTCACGTCGATCGGACAAACGCTGGCCGACCAAGACGACCGAGATTACACGATCGTTCTTCGCTCCACGCTGCTTCCCGGCATCCTGGAGGACCAGTTGATTTCGTGCCTGGAATCGACCGGGTGCGCGTTGGGCGCTCACGTCCGGGTGTGCAACAACCCCGAATTCTTGCGTGAAACGACCGCCATCAAAGACTATGACTGCCCACCGTTCATCGTCGTCGGGTGCCAGAATCCCGCCGATGCCGATGCCGTGCTGGATCTATACGCCGACCTGCCCGGCGAACGTGTGGTCACCGATTGCAGAACCGCGGCCATGGTCAAATATGTTTGCAACGCGTTTCACGCCGCCAAGATCGTGTTCGCCAATGAGGTCGGTGCGTTGGCCAGTTCGATGGGCGCTGATGGTCAAGAGGTCATGAAAATCGCCTGCAAAGACACTCAATTGAATATCTCGCCGGCTTACCTGCGTCCTGGGTTTGCGTTCGGCGGTTCCTGTTTGCCCAAAGATGTCCGGGCACTGAACCGCTATGCTCAAGCTCAGGCGTTGGAGACAAACCTGTTGTCATCACTTTTACCGTCCAATGAGGCTCACATTCGCCGTGCCTTGAACGTGATCAAAAGCCAAGGCTGTCGCAGGATCGGGCTGGTCGGGCTGAGCTTCAAAGCGGGAACCGACGATCTGAGGGAAAGTCCGCTGGTTACACTCGCCGAGACACTGCTGGGACAAGGATACGAGTTGCGCATCTATGATCCCGGCGTGCGTGTCGCCAAGCTGATGGGTACGAACTTGGCCTACGTGGACACTCGCCTTCCCCACTTGGCAGCGCTGCTGGTGTCCGAATTCGAGGAAGTCTGCTCGCATGCGGAATACTTGATCTTGGGAACCGATGTCGCCAACGAGGTTGACGTTCCGCTGGCGCTGCAGAACCAAGTGTTCGACTTGAGGCGAGATCTGGTTGTCGCAAACCCGCAACCGGTCACACCGTAA
- a CDS encoding arsenate reductase/protein-tyrosine-phosphatase family protein: MTEDRPKALVLGSDTRSFLSTIRSLGRRGVEVHVAWCARDSVSVRSKYVHSVHSPLRPPSGGWVEEFEALLQREQFDLVIPCNDPSILPLHQERQRFSDHRIYLIDEGIFDTVMDKAEVNRIASAAGLRLPREAAIRGKEDFDALNQITPPYVLKPTQSYVSSNLGQKNHVAILPEKQSAVAAIDRMLRSTPVAVQEYFEGVGVGVEFIARDGRVLSAFQHQRLHEPPGGGGSSYRKSCKLDPELAEATEALVGALGYTGIGMAEFKYNPTSRDWIFVELNSRFWGSLPLAVNCGADFPAYLFDMLCNGREDFPRDCRENQTCRNWLLDLKWLQKTASANGTSLRRHAALAWQLICELRYPMTLRESSDTFNWDDPQPAIRELTDSAGAIPRRIRRKLSKKALQVPALRRRARRHLLGRISAAQHVLFVCKGNICRSPFAQRYALTKLRHVRHIRSSGYYPKQSRPSPENAQTAASQFGVDLGDHRSSVLSQEMVDDADLILVFDEENRDEIGSRYPRAKAKTYLLGTLLDDADAVITDPYGGSVEGFHSIYTKITRALDGVPN, translated from the coding sequence GTGACCGAAGATCGCCCCAAAGCCTTGGTCCTCGGCTCCGACACCCGCAGTTTTCTGTCGACCATTCGGTCCCTCGGACGACGTGGCGTCGAAGTCCACGTGGCGTGGTGTGCACGCGACAGTGTTTCCGTCCGATCGAAGTACGTTCATTCGGTGCACAGCCCCCTTCGCCCACCGTCAGGCGGTTGGGTCGAGGAGTTCGAAGCGTTACTGCAGCGCGAGCAGTTCGATTTGGTCATTCCTTGCAATGACCCCAGTATTCTGCCTCTGCACCAAGAACGCCAACGCTTTTCCGACCATCGAATCTATCTGATCGATGAAGGAATCTTTGACACGGTGATGGATAAAGCGGAAGTAAACCGAATCGCATCGGCCGCAGGTTTGCGATTGCCAAGGGAAGCTGCAATTCGTGGCAAGGAAGACTTCGATGCCCTCAACCAGATCACACCGCCCTATGTGCTGAAGCCGACACAATCGTATGTCTCCAGCAACCTTGGGCAAAAGAACCACGTCGCCATTCTTCCGGAAAAACAGAGTGCAGTTGCGGCGATCGACAGAATGCTCCGCAGCACCCCGGTCGCGGTGCAAGAGTATTTTGAAGGCGTCGGTGTCGGTGTTGAGTTCATCGCCCGAGACGGTCGAGTTCTCTCGGCATTCCAGCACCAACGACTGCACGAACCGCCCGGTGGAGGCGGCAGTTCCTACCGAAAAAGTTGCAAACTTGACCCGGAGCTTGCCGAGGCGACCGAAGCCCTTGTTGGGGCACTCGGTTACACCGGGATCGGGATGGCCGAATTCAAATACAACCCGACCAGTCGCGACTGGATCTTCGTCGAATTGAATTCGCGGTTTTGGGGATCGCTGCCGCTTGCCGTCAATTGCGGCGCCGACTTTCCGGCCTATCTGTTCGACATGCTCTGCAATGGTCGAGAGGACTTTCCACGGGACTGCCGCGAAAACCAGACGTGCAGAAACTGGTTGTTGGACCTGAAATGGCTGCAGAAAACCGCATCCGCAAACGGCACATCGCTACGTCGACATGCGGCGCTGGCTTGGCAATTGATCTGCGAGTTGCGTTATCCGATGACGCTGCGTGAATCGTCCGACACTTTCAACTGGGATGACCCCCAGCCGGCGATCCGGGAGTTGACGGATTCGGCCGGAGCGATCCCGCGTCGGATTCGCCGCAAGCTGAGCAAGAAAGCGCTCCAAGTCCCAGCGCTACGCCGCCGTGCCCGGCGACACCTTCTCGGTCGAATCTCTGCGGCCCAGCATGTCTTATTCGTTTGCAAAGGCAACATCTGCCGTAGCCCGTTTGCCCAACGTTATGCACTGACGAAACTCCGACATGTGCGGCACATTCGATCCTCGGGGTATTATCCCAAACAAAGTCGCCCCTCACCGGAAAACGCACAGACCGCCGCATCGCAGTTCGGTGTCGATCTGGGCGATCATCGATCCAGCGTACTTTCGCAGGAAATGGTCGACGATGCGGACCTGATCCTCGTTTTTGACGAAGAGAATCGCGACGAAATCGGATCACGCTATCCACGGGCCAAGGCGAAAACCTACTTGCTGGGAACATTGCTCGACGACGCCGACGCAGTCATCACCGATCCCTACGGCGGATCCGTCGAAGGATTCCACTCGATCTACACCAAGATCACGCGGGCACTGGACGGTGTCCCAAACTAG
- a CDS encoding glycosyltransferase codes for MNILRHLACWHDITYLCNILPSEEPYLDEMKNLGLKMETIPWTETPRTSWRFYVDLAKNLFSSYPFNVNKDHDPRLRQRAAELLQQQDFDLLVCDFVQMARNCIGFDQIPKLLFQHNVEAQIFQRQAKRGGGPLRRLYMWLQWKKMQRFEAHAGNDFDRVVAVSDRDRETFQESYGWTHVEVIDTAVDTDYFHPLDLAPIPRRCVFVGSMDWLPNEDGVLYFVQAIWPLIRKQLPDATFSIVGRNPSHAIRALNGNHGIHVTGSVADVRPFLSESDIVVVPLRVGGGTRLKVYEAMAMRKPVVSTSIGIEGLNVTHRENVLIADDPATFAEHVVGLANDPGFRTELANNGLAMVHRSHTPVVAAKQFECACLDALGNRSISPTDDMATTSTAN; via the coding sequence TTGAACATCCTGCGGCATCTTGCGTGTTGGCACGACATCACGTACCTGTGCAACATCCTCCCGTCGGAAGAACCCTACCTGGACGAGATGAAGAACCTGGGATTGAAAATGGAAACGATCCCATGGACAGAAACGCCGCGCACGAGTTGGCGATTCTATGTCGATCTGGCGAAGAACCTGTTCTCGAGCTATCCCTTCAATGTCAACAAGGACCACGATCCCCGGCTAAGGCAAAGAGCCGCCGAACTGTTGCAGCAACAGGACTTTGACCTGCTTGTCTGCGACTTTGTGCAAATGGCGCGCAACTGCATCGGTTTTGACCAGATTCCCAAGCTGTTGTTCCAGCACAACGTCGAAGCGCAAATCTTCCAGCGTCAAGCCAAGCGGGGCGGCGGCCCGCTGCGGCGGTTGTACATGTGGCTGCAATGGAAGAAAATGCAGCGGTTCGAAGCACATGCGGGGAATGACTTCGACCGCGTCGTCGCGGTCAGCGATCGCGACCGCGAGACCTTTCAGGAAAGCTACGGTTGGACGCACGTTGAGGTGATCGACACCGCTGTCGACACCGATTATTTCCACCCTTTGGATCTTGCCCCGATACCGCGGCGTTGCGTTTTTGTGGGATCGATGGACTGGCTTCCCAACGAGGATGGCGTGCTCTACTTTGTCCAAGCGATATGGCCACTGATCAGGAAACAACTGCCCGACGCCACCTTTTCCATCGTCGGTCGAAATCCGTCGCACGCAATTCGTGCTCTCAACGGGAATCACGGGATCCACGTGACCGGAAGTGTCGCCGATGTTCGCCCGTTTCTTTCCGAATCCGATATTGTCGTCGTTCCGCTTCGGGTCGGTGGCGGGACCCGATTGAAGGTCTACGAGGCGATGGCGATGAGAAAACCTGTGGTAAGTACATCGATCGGGATCGAGGGCTTGAACGTCACGCACCGCGAGAACGTTTTGATCGCCGACGATCCGGCAACATTTGCCGAGCACGTCGTCGGTTTAGCCAACGACCCCGGATTCCGAACCGAATTAGCGAACAACGGATTGGCCATGGTCCACCGATCGCACACGCCGGTCGTGGCGGCAAAACAATTTGAGTGCGCGTGTCTGGACGCGTTAGGGAACCGATCAATTTCCCCGACGGACGACATGGCGACGACAAGTACGGCAAATTGA
- a CDS encoding methionyl-tRNA formyltransferase: protein MRIVVLGNGQFASNCLNVFCKFDDVDVALVLIDPDVSALHGLLEATCDRHAIPWKQTRAVNSPKIVREIRDLEPDYLFSIYNMRILRNALLDTPRLGTINFHNGPLPRYRGLNVYSWAIVNGESEYGVTWHFVDQGIDTGDVILQKHFPLDCDESPLSLSKKGFSAGVALLEDLVPQLLDGSFRRIPQDASKAVTYTGKDIPNSGWIDLTWPWQRVERFVRGLNYLPLPNPISMPTLSHQGKQFHPHLVQWCRQNADGEMPGQVVGFDRSSLEICVADAVVRMSDIVDADQNPVDLPDLLCDLDLGVGTRLSSES, encoded by the coding sequence ATGAGAATCGTAGTACTTGGGAACGGGCAATTCGCATCGAATTGCTTGAACGTTTTTTGCAAGTTCGACGATGTGGACGTTGCACTGGTACTGATCGACCCTGACGTCAGTGCATTACACGGGTTGTTGGAAGCGACGTGCGATCGCCACGCGATTCCATGGAAACAGACGAGAGCCGTCAACTCTCCCAAGATCGTGCGTGAAATCCGGGATCTGGAGCCGGATTATCTGTTCAGCATCTATAACATGAGGATCTTGCGAAACGCTCTGCTCGACACGCCCCGTCTTGGGACGATCAATTTTCACAACGGTCCGCTTCCGCGTTACCGCGGACTGAATGTCTACAGTTGGGCGATCGTCAATGGTGAATCGGAATACGGAGTGACATGGCATTTTGTGGATCAGGGTATCGACACCGGCGACGTCATCCTGCAAAAGCACTTTCCGTTGGATTGCGATGAATCACCGTTATCCTTGTCAAAAAAGGGATTTTCTGCGGGCGTCGCGCTTCTCGAAGACCTTGTCCCACAACTGCTCGACGGCAGTTTCCGTCGGATTCCCCAAGACGCTTCGAAAGCAGTCACCTACACCGGCAAAGACATTCCGAATTCGGGCTGGATTGACCTGACTTGGCCCTGGCAACGGGTAGAGCGATTTGTCCGTGGTCTAAATTACCTGCCGTTGCCGAACCCGATTTCGATGCCGACACTTAGCCATCAGGGCAAACAGTTTCATCCACATCTTGTTCAGTGGTGTCGTCAAAACGCCGACGGGGAAATGCCCGGGCAGGTCGTCGGATTCGATCGCAGTTCGTTAGAAATATGTGTGGCGGATGCGGTCGTTCGCATGTCCGACATCGTCGACGCGGACCAGAATCCGGTTGATCTACCAGATCTTCTCTGCGACCTCGATCTGGGCGTTGGCACACGACTTTCCAGCGAATCCTGA
- a CDS encoding MBOAT family O-acyltransferase yields MIQSIWFWAVILLSVPIFWLLAKGFRLSFLSIVSFGYLLWIAPLSVVCLLGFSIAIYAIAKTVPRERSGTLYVAFAVAIVAFLAAFKYAGPILQSFNSAELQSAQYLIPLGISYYVFKLLHLAIELNRGSIGDLTLPSLLSYAFLFTTFSSGPIERYDHYVANQETTPSRAMFAEGLWRIAIGLIKKFVVADILVEMLFGSISRSQLMHFLPGMSPLRTWVFLATAFLRAYIDFSAYSDIAIGASRLFGLRIMENFRFPIFAINLSEFWKRWHMTLTGWCTSYIYMPTMGRTRSPYVAAYASFIVMGIWHGASLNWVAWGVHHATGICIYGMWSRFKRQRYRDSLNGPAFRAGGWLLTMAFVSMGFAFIETASSLDALRVIAKLFFITLPVS; encoded by the coding sequence GTGATTCAGTCGATCTGGTTTTGGGCGGTCATCCTGCTTTCGGTCCCGATATTCTGGTTGTTGGCCAAGGGATTTCGACTGTCGTTCCTATCCATCGTCTCATTTGGCTACCTGCTATGGATCGCACCACTGAGCGTCGTGTGTTTGCTGGGATTCAGCATTGCGATCTACGCGATTGCGAAGACCGTGCCGCGAGAGCGTTCCGGAACACTCTACGTCGCGTTCGCCGTCGCGATCGTTGCATTTCTCGCGGCCTTCAAATATGCGGGCCCGATCTTACAGAGTTTCAATTCAGCCGAACTTCAATCCGCGCAGTATCTGATACCGCTTGGAATCAGCTATTACGTTTTCAAGCTGTTGCATCTGGCAATCGAATTGAACCGTGGCTCGATAGGGGACCTCACACTGCCGAGCCTATTGTCCTACGCCTTTCTTTTCACGACGTTTTCATCCGGCCCGATCGAACGATACGATCATTACGTGGCGAACCAGGAGACGACTCCCAGTCGCGCGATGTTTGCCGAAGGCTTGTGGCGGATTGCCATCGGGTTGATCAAGAAATTTGTCGTCGCGGATATTTTAGTTGAAATGCTCTTCGGCAGCATTTCCCGGTCTCAACTGATGCACTTCTTACCGGGCATGTCTCCGCTACGAACGTGGGTCTTCTTGGCGACCGCGTTCTTACGAGCGTACATCGACTTCAGTGCCTACTCCGACATTGCCATTGGTGCCAGTCGACTTTTCGGTCTTCGCATCATGGAAAACTTTCGGTTTCCGATTTTCGCGATCAACCTGTCCGAGTTCTGGAAACGTTGGCACATGACGTTGACCGGATGGTGCACGTCGTACATCTACATGCCGACGATGGGACGGACTCGAAGTCCCTACGTGGCGGCTTATGCGTCATTCATCGTGATGGGCATCTGGCACGGAGCAAGTCTCAATTGGGTTGCGTGGGGTGTTCACCACGCAACGGGAATCTGTATTTATGGCATGTGGAGTCGATTCAAACGGCAACGCTACCGGGATTCACTGAACGGTCCGGCGTTTCGGGCCGGGGGGTGGTTGCTGACCATGGCATTCGTATCGATGGGTTTTGCATTCATCGAGACGGCTTCCTCTTTGGACGCTCTACGGGTGATCGCAAAGCTTTTCTTCATCACGCTACCAGTTTCTTGA
- a CDS encoding AMP-binding protein has translation MFRFTLHDLLSANLRDNADSIAIVSGDQEISYQTLARRVDVLAAWLHRHGAGRGMRVGIHMRKSPEEIIATLACARVGATFVNISETWTPAQLSYIVEDCQIRILLTDYQRAKRAHQADVLSGLEHIGLTSAGKTPVPGTTELPNDGDAIDASVDLPIDADLAALLYTSGSTGKPKGVMVTHRNLIDGARSVASYLNNTSNDRILGLLPLCFDYGLSQLTTSLLVGATNVLQPVAMATEIVKTIQEAKVTGLAAVPPIWIQLVRYLEDSGVRLPSLRYVTNSGGKIPDAILRAMPDVFPDVDLYLMYGLTEAFRSTYLEPSRFAEKRGSMGRAIPNVNVFVVDEERGLCDPGQKGELIHRGSLISQGYWGNPEATDKKIRVCDHLRHLLGDEKVLFSGDIVTMDEDGDLWFVGRNDELMKCSGFRVSPTEVEELVFASGLVGDVVAFAASDEELGQIICVAVSARDGDELVDVAAIRRHCQKNMPNYMVPKQIHRWSGKMPRTGSGKIDRSLVRTAYLDG, from the coding sequence ATGTTTCGTTTCACACTGCATGACCTTCTGTCTGCCAATCTCCGCGACAATGCAGACTCGATCGCGATTGTTTCTGGCGACCAGGAGATCAGCTACCAAACGCTTGCCCGACGCGTTGACGTTTTAGCAGCGTGGCTTCATCGCCACGGGGCGGGCCGAGGGATGCGAGTTGGCATCCACATGCGAAAGAGCCCCGAAGAGATCATTGCCACGCTTGCTTGTGCACGTGTCGGCGCAACCTTCGTCAACATCAGCGAAACGTGGACGCCCGCACAATTAAGCTACATCGTTGAGGACTGCCAGATCCGCATCCTGCTGACCGATTACCAGCGAGCGAAGCGGGCTCATCAGGCCGACGTGCTGTCGGGTTTAGAGCACATCGGATTGACTTCCGCGGGAAAAACGCCGGTACCGGGAACCACCGAGTTGCCGAACGACGGGGACGCAATCGATGCTTCAGTCGATCTCCCCATCGACGCCGATCTCGCAGCCTTGCTTTATACCTCAGGCTCGACCGGCAAGCCGAAAGGCGTGATGGTGACGCATCGCAACTTGATTGACGGAGCCCGTAGCGTCGCGTCCTACCTGAACAACACGTCCAATGACAGGATCCTTGGGCTACTTCCGTTGTGTTTTGACTACGGCTTGAGCCAGTTGACTACTTCGTTGCTGGTCGGAGCAACGAATGTCCTGCAGCCCGTGGCGATGGCAACGGAAATCGTAAAGACGATACAGGAAGCGAAAGTGACCGGACTTGCCGCGGTCCCTCCGATCTGGATTCAATTGGTACGGTACCTGGAAGATTCCGGTGTCCGGCTTCCATCCTTGCGATACGTCACCAACTCCGGGGGGAAGATCCCCGACGCGATCCTGCGTGCAATGCCCGACGTCTTTCCGGATGTGGACTTGTATTTGATGTACGGGCTGACGGAAGCATTTCGTTCGACGTACCTCGAACCGTCTCGATTCGCAGAAAAAAGAGGCTCGATGGGACGGGCGATCCCCAACGTCAATGTCTTCGTCGTCGATGAAGAACGCGGACTTTGCGATCCCGGGCAAAAAGGGGAACTGATTCACCGTGGCAGCCTGATCAGCCAAGGCTACTGGGGCAATCCCGAAGCGACCGACAAAAAAATCAGGGTTTGCGATCACTTGCGACACTTGCTGGGCGACGAAAAAGTGCTCTTCAGCGGTGACATCGTCACGATGGACGAAGACGGGGATCTTTGGTTCGTGGGCAGGAATGATGAGCTGATGAAATGTAGTGGCTTTCGCGTCAGTCCGACAGAAGTGGAAGAACTGGTCTTCGCGAGTGGGCTTGTCGGTGACGTTGTCGCATTCGCCGCCAGCGATGAGGAATTGGGGCAGATCATCTGCGTCGCCGTGTCCGCGCGAGATGGGGACGAGCTGGTGGATGTCGCGGCGATTCGTCGGCATTGCCAAAAGAACATGCCCAATTACATGGTCCCTAAACAAATCCACCGTTGGTCAGGGAAAATGCCGCGGACGGGCTCCGGTAAGATTGACCGGTCACTCGTTCGAACTGCCTACCTTGATGGTTGA
- a CDS encoding acyl carrier protein, translated as MQIDRNEFLKYLDEKMGVDTSEIEGDTALFSSGILDSFSMVDVVMFIEKSAQTKLRPGEVNLENLDSVDRIINFIETRQDD; from the coding sequence ATGCAAATCGATCGAAACGAATTCCTGAAGTACCTTGATGAAAAGATGGGCGTTGACACCTCCGAAATCGAGGGTGATACAGCGCTCTTCTCGAGCGGAATCCTGGACTCATTTAGCATGGTTGACGTGGTGATGTTTATCGAAAAATCAGCTCAGACAAAGTTGCGCCCCGGTGAAGTGAATCTCGAAAACCTTGACTCCGTCGATCGAATCATCAACTTCATCGAGACGCGGCAAGACGATTGA